The following proteins come from a genomic window of Salvia hispanica cultivar TCC Black 2014 chromosome 4, UniMelb_Shisp_WGS_1.0, whole genome shotgun sequence:
- the LOC125223161 gene encoding uncharacterized protein LOC125223161 isoform X2, which yields MLLYMLPWGRRRVFERWPTPPGPTWIRRWCRLLKMLGCRCLSWNSVTDFAPPEPEFFSLPEPLPQWPQGSGFATSRIDLGGLEVCQITNFEFIWCSNPSTDGKQSISFYKPILIPDGFYCLGHYCQSDKKPLRGFVLVAREAAGRHDRSTHRSDHMPALLDPVDYSLVWSSYDGGDENFDGCGYFWLPQPPEGYKALGFVVTNKSKKPETNEVKCVRADLTDTCEARPLIACMYSKFLKVPLTVWNARPLNRGIYGRGVSTVSWFFQSGALLYSTGESIQAIDAEGSVLPSGGSNDGHYWIDLPRDGGKEKLKHGNIESAVLYLHVKPAFGGTFTDIVMWVFCPFNGPGTLKIGMMSIGLSKVGRHVGDWEHFTLRISNFTGELWSIYFSQHSGGEWVDAYDLEFIKGNKAIIYSSRNGHASYPHPGTYIQGNSKLGIGVRNDAASSDYFIDSSRQYEIVAADYLGDVVKEPCWLQYMRKWGPRIVYDSRTELDKIVKRLPPLFRNSMNNILSKLPLELYGEDGPTGPKEKNNWFGDERW from the exons ATGCTGCTGTATAT GCTGCCGTGGGGTCGGAGGCGGGTTTTTGAGCGTTGGCCGACCCCGCCGGGCCCCACCTGGATCCGCCGCTGGTGTCGGTTGCTTAAGATGTTGGGATGTAGATGTTTGTCATGGAACAGTGTCACCGATTTCGCTCCACCCGAACCCGAATTCTTCTCTTTGCCCGAACCCCTTCCACAATGGCCTCAAG GTTCGGGATTCGCTACCTCAAGgattgatttaggaggattAGAGGTTTGCCAAATAACTAACTTTGAGTTTATTTGGTGTTCCAACCCTTCCACGGATGGGAAACAAAGCATCAGCTTTTATAAACCAATTTTAATCCCTGATGGATTCTATTGTCTTGGTCACTATTGTCAATCAGATAAAAAGCCTTTACGAGGCTTTGTTCTTGTTGCTAGGGAAGCAGCTGGTCGACATGATCGTTCGACCCACCGTTCTGACCACATGCCAGCCCTTCTGGATCCTGTGGATTATTCATTAGTATGGAGTTCATACGATGGAGGAGATGAGAACTTTGATGGATGCGGTTACTTCTGGTTACCACAACCGCCGGAGGGTTATAAAGCGTTGGGCTTCGTGGTGACCAACAAGTCGAAGAAACCAGAGACGAATGAGGTGAAATGTGTTCGTGCTGACCTAACTGATACATGTGAGGCTCGTCCCCTAATAGCATGCATGTATTCCAAGTTTTTGAAAGTCCCCCTTACTGTTTGGAATGCAAGGCCTCTAAATCGTGGAATTTATGGACGAGGTGTATCAACGG TCTCATGGTTCTTCCAAAGTGGAGCACTCTTGTATAGTACGGGTGAGTCAATACAGGCCATTGACGCTGAAGGTTCCGTTCTCCCCAGTGGAGGGTCAAACGATGGACATTATTGGATAGATTTGCCCCGTGATGGAGGGAAGGAGAAACTTAAGCATGGAAACATAGAAAGTGCCGTTCTTTATCTACATGTTAAACCAGCATTTGGAGGGACTTTCACAGATATTGTAATGTGGGTTTTTTGCCCTTTCAACGGGCCGGGCACATTGAAGATTGGGATGATGAGTATCGGCCTCAGCAAGGTTGGTCGTCATGTAGGTGACTGGGAGCACTTCACTCTTCGGATAAGCAATTTCACTGGGGAGCTATGGAGCATATACTTTTCCCAGCATAGTGGAGGTGAATGGGTAGATGCTTATGATTTGGAGTTTATCAAGGGGAACAAAGCCATCATTTATTCATCAAGAAATGGTCATGCTAGCTATCCTCACCCAGGAACCTACATCCAGGGCAATTCAAAACTCGGGATTGGAGTGAGGAATGATGCTGCTAGCagtgattattttattgattcaaGCAGGCAATATGAAATCGTTGCAGCTGATTATCTTGGCGATGTAGTCAAAGAACCTTGTTGGTTACAATATATGAGGAAATGGGGGCCAAGAATTGTCTATGATTCCAGAACAGAGTTGGATAAGATCGTCAAACGCTTACCCCCCTTGTTCAGGAATTCTATGAACAACATTCTCAGCAAGTTGCCATTGGAGCTGTATGGCGAAGACGGTCCCACTGGTCCAAAGGAGAAGAACAACTGGTTTGGAGATGAAAGATGGTAG
- the LOC125223161 gene encoding uncharacterized protein LOC125223161 isoform X1, which produces MLLYMLPWGRRRVFERWPTPPGPTWIRRWCRLLKMLGCRCLSWNSVTDFAPPEPEFFSLPEPLPQWPQGSGFATSRIDLGGLEVCQITNFEFIWCSNPSTDGKQSISFYKPILIPDGFYCLGHYCQSDKKPLRGFVLVAREAAGRHDRSTHRSDHMPALLDPVDYSLVWSSYDGGDENFDGCGYFWLPQPPEGYKALGFVVTNKSKKPETNEVKCVRADLTDTCEARPLIACMYSKFLKVPLTVWNARPLNRGIYGRGVSTGTFYCSALCSNCSLGEELDIACLKNLDPNLHAMPNMDQIHAIIEHYGPTVFFHPNEVYLPSSVSWFFQSGALLYSTGESIQAIDAEGSVLPSGGSNDGHYWIDLPRDGGKEKLKHGNIESAVLYLHVKPAFGGTFTDIVMWVFCPFNGPGTLKIGMMSIGLSKVGRHVGDWEHFTLRISNFTGELWSIYFSQHSGGEWVDAYDLEFIKGNKAIIYSSRNGHASYPHPGTYIQGNSKLGIGVRNDAASSDYFIDSSRQYEIVAADYLGDVVKEPCWLQYMRKWGPRIVYDSRTELDKIVKRLPPLFRNSMNNILSKLPLELYGEDGPTGPKEKNNWFGDERW; this is translated from the exons ATGCTGCTGTATAT GCTGCCGTGGGGTCGGAGGCGGGTTTTTGAGCGTTGGCCGACCCCGCCGGGCCCCACCTGGATCCGCCGCTGGTGTCGGTTGCTTAAGATGTTGGGATGTAGATGTTTGTCATGGAACAGTGTCACCGATTTCGCTCCACCCGAACCCGAATTCTTCTCTTTGCCCGAACCCCTTCCACAATGGCCTCAAG GTTCGGGATTCGCTACCTCAAGgattgatttaggaggattAGAGGTTTGCCAAATAACTAACTTTGAGTTTATTTGGTGTTCCAACCCTTCCACGGATGGGAAACAAAGCATCAGCTTTTATAAACCAATTTTAATCCCTGATGGATTCTATTGTCTTGGTCACTATTGTCAATCAGATAAAAAGCCTTTACGAGGCTTTGTTCTTGTTGCTAGGGAAGCAGCTGGTCGACATGATCGTTCGACCCACCGTTCTGACCACATGCCAGCCCTTCTGGATCCTGTGGATTATTCATTAGTATGGAGTTCATACGATGGAGGAGATGAGAACTTTGATGGATGCGGTTACTTCTGGTTACCACAACCGCCGGAGGGTTATAAAGCGTTGGGCTTCGTGGTGACCAACAAGTCGAAGAAACCAGAGACGAATGAGGTGAAATGTGTTCGTGCTGACCTAACTGATACATGTGAGGCTCGTCCCCTAATAGCATGCATGTATTCCAAGTTTTTGAAAGTCCCCCTTACTGTTTGGAATGCAAGGCCTCTAAATCGTGGAATTTATGGACGAGGTGTATCAACGGGTACTTTCTATTGCAGTGCATTGTGTAGTAACTGTAGTTTAGGGGAAGAGCTTGACATTGCATGCTTGAAGAACTTGGATCCTAATTTACATGCAATGCCCAACATGGATCAAATTCATGCAATCATCGAGCATTATGGACCTACTGTTTTCTTTCATCCTAATGAGGTCTATCTACCATCTTCAGTCTCATGGTTCTTCCAAAGTGGAGCACTCTTGTATAGTACGGGTGAGTCAATACAGGCCATTGACGCTGAAGGTTCCGTTCTCCCCAGTGGAGGGTCAAACGATGGACATTATTGGATAGATTTGCCCCGTGATGGAGGGAAGGAGAAACTTAAGCATGGAAACATAGAAAGTGCCGTTCTTTATCTACATGTTAAACCAGCATTTGGAGGGACTTTCACAGATATTGTAATGTGGGTTTTTTGCCCTTTCAACGGGCCGGGCACATTGAAGATTGGGATGATGAGTATCGGCCTCAGCAAGGTTGGTCGTCATGTAGGTGACTGGGAGCACTTCACTCTTCGGATAAGCAATTTCACTGGGGAGCTATGGAGCATATACTTTTCCCAGCATAGTGGAGGTGAATGGGTAGATGCTTATGATTTGGAGTTTATCAAGGGGAACAAAGCCATCATTTATTCATCAAGAAATGGTCATGCTAGCTATCCTCACCCAGGAACCTACATCCAGGGCAATTCAAAACTCGGGATTGGAGTGAGGAATGATGCTGCTAGCagtgattattttattgattcaaGCAGGCAATATGAAATCGTTGCAGCTGATTATCTTGGCGATGTAGTCAAAGAACCTTGTTGGTTACAATATATGAGGAAATGGGGGCCAAGAATTGTCTATGATTCCAGAACAGAGTTGGATAAGATCGTCAAACGCTTACCCCCCTTGTTCAGGAATTCTATGAACAACATTCTCAGCAAGTTGCCATTGGAGCTGTATGGCGAAGACGGTCCCACTGGTCCAAAGGAGAAGAACAACTGGTTTGGAGATGAAAGATGGTAG
- the LOC125223161 gene encoding uncharacterized protein LOC125223161 isoform X3 — translation MLGCRCLSWNSVTDFAPPEPEFFSLPEPLPQWPQGSGFATSRIDLGGLEVCQITNFEFIWCSNPSTDGKQSISFYKPILIPDGFYCLGHYCQSDKKPLRGFVLVAREAAGRHDRSTHRSDHMPALLDPVDYSLVWSSYDGGDENFDGCGYFWLPQPPEGYKALGFVVTNKSKKPETNEVKCVRADLTDTCEARPLIACMYSKFLKVPLTVWNARPLNRGIYGRGVSTGTFYCSALCSNCSLGEELDIACLKNLDPNLHAMPNMDQIHAIIEHYGPTVFFHPNEVYLPSSVSWFFQSGALLYSTGESIQAIDAEGSVLPSGGSNDGHYWIDLPRDGGKEKLKHGNIESAVLYLHVKPAFGGTFTDIVMWVFCPFNGPGTLKIGMMSIGLSKVGRHVGDWEHFTLRISNFTGELWSIYFSQHSGGEWVDAYDLEFIKGNKAIIYSSRNGHASYPHPGTYIQGNSKLGIGVRNDAASSDYFIDSSRQYEIVAADYLGDVVKEPCWLQYMRKWGPRIVYDSRTELDKIVKRLPPLFRNSMNNILSKLPLELYGEDGPTGPKEKNNWFGDERW, via the exons ATGTTGGGATGTAGATGTTTGTCATGGAACAGTGTCACCGATTTCGCTCCACCCGAACCCGAATTCTTCTCTTTGCCCGAACCCCTTCCACAATGGCCTCAAG GTTCGGGATTCGCTACCTCAAGgattgatttaggaggattAGAGGTTTGCCAAATAACTAACTTTGAGTTTATTTGGTGTTCCAACCCTTCCACGGATGGGAAACAAAGCATCAGCTTTTATAAACCAATTTTAATCCCTGATGGATTCTATTGTCTTGGTCACTATTGTCAATCAGATAAAAAGCCTTTACGAGGCTTTGTTCTTGTTGCTAGGGAAGCAGCTGGTCGACATGATCGTTCGACCCACCGTTCTGACCACATGCCAGCCCTTCTGGATCCTGTGGATTATTCATTAGTATGGAGTTCATACGATGGAGGAGATGAGAACTTTGATGGATGCGGTTACTTCTGGTTACCACAACCGCCGGAGGGTTATAAAGCGTTGGGCTTCGTGGTGACCAACAAGTCGAAGAAACCAGAGACGAATGAGGTGAAATGTGTTCGTGCTGACCTAACTGATACATGTGAGGCTCGTCCCCTAATAGCATGCATGTATTCCAAGTTTTTGAAAGTCCCCCTTACTGTTTGGAATGCAAGGCCTCTAAATCGTGGAATTTATGGACGAGGTGTATCAACGGGTACTTTCTATTGCAGTGCATTGTGTAGTAACTGTAGTTTAGGGGAAGAGCTTGACATTGCATGCTTGAAGAACTTGGATCCTAATTTACATGCAATGCCCAACATGGATCAAATTCATGCAATCATCGAGCATTATGGACCTACTGTTTTCTTTCATCCTAATGAGGTCTATCTACCATCTTCAGTCTCATGGTTCTTCCAAAGTGGAGCACTCTTGTATAGTACGGGTGAGTCAATACAGGCCATTGACGCTGAAGGTTCCGTTCTCCCCAGTGGAGGGTCAAACGATGGACATTATTGGATAGATTTGCCCCGTGATGGAGGGAAGGAGAAACTTAAGCATGGAAACATAGAAAGTGCCGTTCTTTATCTACATGTTAAACCAGCATTTGGAGGGACTTTCACAGATATTGTAATGTGGGTTTTTTGCCCTTTCAACGGGCCGGGCACATTGAAGATTGGGATGATGAGTATCGGCCTCAGCAAGGTTGGTCGTCATGTAGGTGACTGGGAGCACTTCACTCTTCGGATAAGCAATTTCACTGGGGAGCTATGGAGCATATACTTTTCCCAGCATAGTGGAGGTGAATGGGTAGATGCTTATGATTTGGAGTTTATCAAGGGGAACAAAGCCATCATTTATTCATCAAGAAATGGTCATGCTAGCTATCCTCACCCAGGAACCTACATCCAGGGCAATTCAAAACTCGGGATTGGAGTGAGGAATGATGCTGCTAGCagtgattattttattgattcaaGCAGGCAATATGAAATCGTTGCAGCTGATTATCTTGGCGATGTAGTCAAAGAACCTTGTTGGTTACAATATATGAGGAAATGGGGGCCAAGAATTGTCTATGATTCCAGAACAGAGTTGGATAAGATCGTCAAACGCTTACCCCCCTTGTTCAGGAATTCTATGAACAACATTCTCAGCAAGTTGCCATTGGAGCTGTATGGCGAAGACGGTCCCACTGGTCCAAAGGAGAAGAACAACTGGTTTGGAGATGAAAGATGGTAG
- the LOC125224015 gene encoding uncharacterized protein LOC125224015, with amino-acid sequence MMLRSSSTPVLGSLLQSFSDSSNNSGNSQHQSELHKQPKISCQCSSNGGGSQDFKKSLIHKSPSLSDIKAGSGGGFRRAQSDGNLERLGGDASSYEFNPPKRSTRRTSLEAIPSFSANNLWTSFEDDEDDYEGIDGDGEIGGGLDYNPVRAEQIVFEKVARSAIAYGSEGLGSQSEGKMYLASGIGVSGVDFAGRGGGGGGRGTCKPVDFDKEGGGASVEEHYKRMLEQNPGDPLFLRNYAEFLYKIKGDVGAAEEYYARAILADQEDGETLSQYAKIMWEVHHDRDRAANYFQRALEASSQNSHIHAAYANFLWDAEEDEDEDEVEENMAGSQPFVHQGVMASATA; translated from the exons ATGATGCTGAGAAGCTCTTCAACGCCAGTTCTTGGATCTCTTCTTCAATCATTCTCGGATTCCTCCAACAACAGCGGCAACAGCCAACACCAATCTGAGCTACACAAACAACCCAAAATCTCATGTCAATGTAGCAGCAACGGAGGAGGATCTCAGGATTTCAAAAAATCCCTAATTCATAAATCGCCTTCATTATCCGATATCAAAgccggcagcggcggcggatTCCGACGCGCTCAATCCGATGGAAATCTGGAACGATTGGGCGGTGATGCCTCTTCGTACGAGTTCAATCCGCCGAAGAGATCGACGCGGAGGACTTCATTGGAGGCGATTCCGTCGTTCTCAGCCAACAATCTATGGACTTCTTTCGAAGACGACGAAGACGATTACGAAGGGATTGATGGTGATGGGGAAATTGGTGGTGGACTCGATTACAATCCAGTGAGAGCTGAACAGATtgtgtttgaaaaagtggcGAGGAGTGCGATTGCTTATGGTAGTGAGGGTTTGGGATCGCAGAGTGAGGGGAAGATGTACCTCGCGTCAGGGATCGGAGTGTCGGGTGTTGATTTCGCTGGCCGTggaggcggcggtggtggcaGAGGAACCTGCAAGCCTGTGGATTTTGATAAGGAGGGCGGCGGCGCCAGCGTGGAGGAGCATTACAAGAGAATGTTGGAACAAAATCCGGGCGATCCATTGTTTCTCAGAAACTATGCAGAGTTCTTGTATAAG ATTAAGGGAGATGTAGGGGCAGCTGAAGAGTACTATGCAAGGGCAATATTAGCAGATCAAGAAGATGGAGAAACTCTGTCACAATATGCTAAAATAATGTGGGAGGTGCATCATGATAGAGACAGAGCTGCAAACTATTTCCAAAGAGCACTTGAAGCTTCATCTCAGAACAG CCATATACATGCGGCCTATGCGAATTTCCTCTGGGATGCggaggaggatgaggatgaggacgAGGTTGAAGAAAACATGGCTGGTAGTCAGCCATTCGTGCACCAAGGAGTCATGGCTTCTGCAACAGCATAG